In one Parvibaculum sp. genomic region, the following are encoded:
- a CDS encoding AbiH family protein → MTTLYVIGTGFDLHHGMATGYKHIGEFLKRNHRELYNLLPNRRGDKRQMPPHT, encoded by the coding sequence ATGACAACCCTCTATGTGATCGGGACTGGCTTTGATCTACACCACGGGATGGCCACCGGCTACAAGCACATCGGCGAGTTCCTGAAGCGCAATCATAGGGAACTTTACAATCTCCTACCCAACCGGCGCGGCGACAAGCGGCAGATGCCGCCACACACTTGA
- a CDS encoding ATP-binding protein produces the protein MPDFAFDQMPLFLLGLAVALFLGVEAWRRASARAAAHLAEIEVLQTRIETLRDEKWEIAEREARLADLLRAQGDVIIRKDLEARLTYVNDVFCDTFGRSRAEVIGRPFLPDVPEGDAPRMLASFAGLATPPHRIRFDERVVTTRGPRWIAWEEFAIRDDDGKLVEIQSVGRDVTDRKLAEEKRAEALREAREANRAKSLFLAAMSHEIRTPMNGVIGMTQLLLDTKLAPAQRSYAEAVRASGQALLAIINDILDYSKIEAGKVTLDEAPFDPRHVLESVAELLAPRAFDKGLEVVTDISASVPKRLLGDEPRIRQILINLAGNAIKFTGAGGVALRLSRMGAHTGDTAELLLEIEDTGIGMDKESLEHIFDEFAQADQSHARQYEGTGLGLAITRRLVDAMGGRIEVESERGKGSIFRVHLPLKIAEPAAGAAARAALEGMRVLILNDRPLLAAGLARAAGAAGAETHLVADAAALSRALAAAPADVFICPADGAAGEGAALAAEARRLHPGIGTLVLLRPQDRDRLDALTQGGDAPFDGYLVRPVRAASLLGRLTDLRVRGWAGDIGAPYAHDFAAVEPEAPPLPKPKEKMTAPILPLCVLVAEDNEINALLTRTLLEHTGHSVRLARNGVEAIAAVEADAAGEIDLVLMDLHMPGMDGFEATARIRALDTAHAALPIIALTANAMAEDRQACLDAAMDDYLSKPVAADALTTTLAQWAGRRSAHGTRAGEKANLA, from the coding sequence ATGCCCGACTTTGCCTTCGACCAGATGCCCCTCTTCCTGCTCGGGCTGGCCGTCGCCCTGTTTCTGGGCGTCGAGGCCTGGCGCCGCGCCTCGGCGCGCGCCGCCGCGCATCTCGCCGAAATCGAAGTGCTGCAGACGCGCATCGAGACGCTCCGCGACGAGAAATGGGAAATTGCCGAACGCGAGGCGCGCCTCGCCGATCTTCTGCGTGCGCAAGGCGACGTCATCATCCGCAAGGATCTCGAGGCGCGCCTCACTTACGTCAACGACGTCTTCTGCGACACTTTCGGCAGGAGCCGCGCCGAGGTCATCGGCCGCCCCTTCCTGCCCGACGTTCCCGAAGGCGACGCGCCGCGCATGCTGGCGAGCTTCGCCGGTCTCGCGACGCCGCCCCATCGCATCCGTTTCGACGAACGCGTCGTCACCACGCGCGGCCCCCGCTGGATCGCATGGGAGGAATTCGCGATCCGCGACGACGACGGCAAGCTCGTCGAAATCCAGTCGGTCGGCCGCGACGTCACCGACCGCAAGCTGGCGGAAGAAAAACGCGCCGAGGCCTTGCGCGAGGCCAGGGAAGCCAACCGCGCGAAAAGTCTTTTCCTCGCCGCGATGAGCCATGAAATCCGTACACCGATGAACGGCGTCATCGGCATGACGCAATTGCTCCTCGACACCAAACTCGCGCCCGCCCAGCGTTCCTATGCCGAGGCCGTGCGCGCCTCCGGTCAGGCGCTGCTCGCCATCATCAACGACATTCTCGACTATTCGAAAATCGAAGCCGGCAAGGTCACGCTCGACGAAGCACCCTTCGATCCGCGTCACGTGCTCGAAAGCGTTGCCGAGCTGCTGGCGCCACGCGCCTTCGACAAGGGCCTCGAAGTCGTCACCGACATTTCGGCATCGGTCCCGAAGCGCCTTCTCGGCGACGAACCGCGCATCCGCCAGATCCTGATCAACCTCGCCGGCAACGCGATCAAGTTCACAGGCGCGGGCGGCGTCGCGCTGCGTCTGTCGCGCATGGGCGCCCACACGGGCGACACCGCCGAACTGCTGCTCGAAATCGAGGACACCGGCATCGGCATGGACAAGGAGAGCCTCGAACACATCTTCGACGAATTCGCGCAGGCCGATCAGTCCCATGCCCGCCAGTATGAAGGCACCGGCCTCGGCCTTGCGATCACGCGCCGTCTGGTCGACGCCATGGGCGGCCGCATCGAGGTCGAAAGCGAACGCGGCAAGGGCTCGATCTTCCGCGTCCACCTGCCGCTGAAGATCGCCGAACCGGCGGCCGGCGCCGCCGCGCGCGCCGCACTCGAAGGCATGCGCGTGTTGATCCTCAACGACCGGCCGCTGCTGGCAGCAGGCCTCGCGCGCGCCGCCGGCGCCGCCGGCGCCGAAACGCATCTCGTCGCCGACGCCGCCGCCCTTTCCCGCGCGCTCGCCGCCGCGCCCGCCGATGTTTTCATCTGTCCCGCCGACGGTGCGGCCGGCGAAGGCGCGGCGCTTGCCGCCGAAGCGCGCCGCCTGCATCCCGGCATCGGCACGCTGGTGTTGCTGCGCCCGCAGGATCGCGACCGTCTCGACGCGCTGACGCAAGGCGGCGACGCGCCCTTCGACGGCTATCTGGTGCGCCCGGTGCGCGCCGCCTCGCTGCTCGGCCGCCTGACCGATCTGCGCGTGCGCGGCTGGGCCGGCGACATCGGCGCGCCCTATGCGCACGATTTCGCGGCCGTCGAGCCGGAAGCGCCGCCGCTGCCCAAACCGAAAGAAAAAATGACGGCCCCCATCTTGCCACTCTGTGTGCTGGTCGCCGAGGACAACGAGATCAATGCGTTGCTGACGCGCACCCTCCTCGAGCATACCGGTCACAGCGTTCGTCTGGCGCGCAACGGCGTCGAGGCCATCGCCGCCGTCGAGGCCGATGCGGCGGGCGAAATCGACCTCGTGCTGATGGACCTTCACATGCCGGGCATGGACGGCTTCGAGGCGACGGCGCGCATCCGCGCCCTCGACACCGCCCATGCGGCGCTGCCCATCATCGCGCTGACGGCCAATGCGATGGCCGAAGACCGCCAGGCCTGCCTCGACGCGGCGATGGACGATTATCTGTCGAAACCCGTCGCCGCCGACGCGCTCACCACGACGCTCGCCCAATGGGCCGGCCGCCGCTCGGCGCATGGAACGCGCGCTGGCGAAAAGGCGAATCTTGCCTAG
- a CDS encoding MFS transporter, with product MSVAESRRDGRMSLAEMWKVYAEPRMLIMLLLGFSAGLPYLLVFSTLSAWLREVGVTRTEIGLLSYVGLAYTIKFLWAPLLDRIRLPVLDRLLGKRRAWMIFAQAVAAAALVVISFSDPAVSLVPVVFGALVLAFASATQDISIDAWRIEAAPEEKQGAMAAVYQLGYRFALIGSGAGALYIAHFISWQAAYLAMAALMLVGIGAALLAPRLPEAQAPIIGEEAMAEIAHRFHMQGPFEAAFAWTYRAVIAPFVDFFGRYGWWSLAMLALIGLYRVPDFVMGVMANPLYIDIGFSLSTIATVVKVYGVWMTIAGAVVGGLAVARFGIMRTLLAGALAATLTNLVFVWLAMQGANTTALAITISAENFSGGFAGTCLIAYMSSLVNHQFAATQYALFSSAFALPGKILGGLSGVMVDWYAVRPAIAEALVGVAPGLTPATVGYVPFFISTALMGVPAILLILLVMGHRKKIEAKTTA from the coding sequence ATGTCGGTGGCAGAAAGCAGGCGCGACGGCCGGATGAGCCTCGCCGAAATGTGGAAGGTCTATGCCGAGCCGCGCATGCTGATCATGCTGCTGCTGGGCTTCTCGGCCGGTCTTCCCTACCTCCTCGTTTTCTCGACGCTTTCGGCATGGCTGCGCGAGGTCGGCGTCACGCGCACCGAAATCGGCCTGCTGAGCTATGTCGGCCTTGCCTACACGATCAAGTTTCTCTGGGCGCCGCTTCTCGACCGCATCCGCTTGCCCGTGCTCGACCGCCTTCTCGGCAAGCGCCGCGCCTGGATGATCTTCGCGCAAGCCGTCGCGGCCGCCGCCCTCGTCGTCATCTCCTTCAGCGATCCGGCCGTCTCGCTGGTGCCGGTCGTCTTCGGCGCGCTGGTGCTCGCCTTCGCCTCCGCGACGCAGGACATCTCGATCGACGCCTGGCGCATCGAGGCCGCGCCGGAGGAAAAACAGGGCGCGATGGCCGCCGTCTACCAGCTCGGCTATCGCTTCGCGCTGATCGGCTCCGGCGCCGGCGCGCTTTACATCGCCCACTTCATTTCGTGGCAGGCGGCCTATCTCGCGATGGCCGCATTGATGCTGGTCGGCATCGGTGCGGCGCTTCTCGCGCCCCGTCTGCCGGAGGCGCAAGCGCCGATCATCGGCGAGGAAGCGATGGCCGAAATCGCGCACCGCTTCCACATGCAAGGCCCGTTCGAAGCCGCCTTCGCCTGGACCTACCGCGCCGTCATCGCGCCCTTCGTCGATTTCTTCGGCCGCTACGGCTGGTGGTCGCTCGCCATGCTGGCGCTGATCGGTCTTTACCGCGTGCCCGACTTCGTGATGGGCGTGATGGCCAATCCGCTCTATATCGACATCGGCTTCTCGCTCTCGACCATCGCCACGGTGGTGAAGGTCTATGGCGTCTGGATGACGATTGCGGGCGCCGTTGTCGGCGGTCTGGCGGTGGCGCGCTTCGGCATCATGCGCACGCTGCTTGCCGGCGCCCTCGCCGCCACGCTCACCAATCTCGTCTTTGTCTGGCTGGCGATGCAAGGCGCGAACACGACCGCGCTTGCCATCACCATCAGCGCCGAGAATTTCTCCGGCGGTTTCGCCGGCACCTGCCTCATCGCCTATATGTCGAGCCTGGTGAACCACCAGTTCGCGGCCACGCAATATGCGTTGTTCAGTTCCGCCTTCGCGCTGCCCGGCAAGATACTGGGCGGCCTGTCGGGCGTCATGGTCGACTGGTACGCGGTTCGCCCGGCCATCGCCGAGGCGCTGGTCGGCGTGGCGCCGGGCCTCACGCCGGCGACCGTCGGCTATGTGCCCTTCTTCATCTCGACCGCGCTGATGGGCGTGCCGGCCATCCTGCTGATTTTGCTGGTGATGGGACACCGAAAGAAAATAGAAGCAAAAACAACGGCGTAA
- a CDS encoding GNAT family N-acyltransferase — MTSYGRRGDLEVRLASSPREIDAAQAIRYRVFYEEMSAIPDAETRARKRDADRFDDICDHLLVLDHALVPGEDGELPPEDPESLKKVVGCYRLLRQDVAERHGGFYTASEYDIAPLLARHADLNFLELGRSCVLQPYRTRPTVELLWHGIMHYVTAHNLDVMFGCASFEGTDPAALAAPLSYLHHFHAAPADWRVRALPERYEEMNRIPKEEVDPREALRALPPMIKGYLRAGCYIGEGAVVDRQFGTTDVLILFPVAQISDRYLSKFGAKYGTPRGS, encoded by the coding sequence ATGACGAGCTATGGCCGCCGCGGCGACCTCGAAGTCCGTCTTGCCTCCTCGCCGCGCGAGATCGACGCCGCGCAGGCGATCCGCTACCGCGTCTTCTACGAGGAAATGTCGGCGATCCCCGATGCCGAAACGCGCGCCCGCAAGCGCGACGCCGACCGTTTCGACGACATCTGCGATCACCTGCTGGTGCTCGATCATGCGCTGGTGCCGGGCGAGGACGGCGAGCTGCCGCCCGAAGATCCCGAAAGCCTGAAAAAAGTCGTCGGCTGTTACCGCCTGCTGCGCCAGGACGTCGCCGAACGCCACGGCGGTTTCTACACCGCCAGCGAATACGACATCGCGCCCCTGCTCGCGCGTCATGCCGATCTCAATTTTCTCGAGCTCGGCCGTTCCTGTGTGCTGCAGCCCTACCGCACCCGGCCGACCGTCGAGCTGCTCTGGCACGGCATCATGCATTATGTGACCGCGCATAATCTCGACGTGATGTTCGGTTGCGCGAGCTTCGAGGGCACGGACCCGGCGGCGCTCGCCGCACCGCTTTCCTATCTCCATCACTTCCATGCCGCCCCGGCGGACTGGCGCGTCCGCGCGTTGCCCGAACGCTACGAGGAAATGAACCGCATTCCGAAAGAAGAGGTCGATCCGCGCGAAGCGCTGCGCGCCCTGCCGCCGATGATCAAGGGTTATCTGCGGGCCGGCTGCTATATCGGCGAGGGCGCGGTGGTCGACCGGCAGTTCGGCACCACGGACGTGCTGATCCTTTTTCCCGTCGCGCAAATCTCCGACCGCTATTTGTCGAAGTTCGGCGCCAAATACGGCACCCCGCGCGGCAGTTGA
- a CDS encoding NADP-dependent malic enzyme, with protein MSKKKRRQFTDEEALLFHSQGKPGKLEINATKPMATQRDLSLAYSPGVAAPVRAIAENPDAAYDYTSKGNFVAVISNGTAILGLGDLGALASKPVMEGKAVLFKRFADVDSIDLEVDTKDVDAFINSVRYLGPSFGGINLEDISAPDCFVIESRLREMMDIPVFHDDQHGTAIITAAGLINALFLTDRDIKDIKVVVNGAGSAGIACLELIKAMGLPHDNAILCDTKGVIYKGRVEGMNQWKSAHAATTDARTLEEAMVGCDVFLGLSAKGAINQKMVASMADKPIIFAMANPDPEITPEEVLAVRDDAIIATGRSDYPNQVNNVLGFPYIFRGALDVRASAINEDMKIACAQALAKLAREDVPDEVAAAYQDERPRFGPGYIIPVPFDPRLIREIPPAVAKAAMDSGVARLPIVDMEAYKNRLSARLNPTAGTLQVIMDKVRRDPKRVVFAEGEEERVIRAALAFRDGGLGQPILVGREEQIRHTLGQMGLDPKTDLDIRNARTSEKVDEYADFLYGKLQRQGFLYRDCHRLTSNDRNIFSALMLERGDADAMVTGVTRTYSVALEDVRRVIDAVDGRKPIGVTLVVAGGRTVLVADTNVYEMPTATELADIATQAAEVARRLGYEPRVALLANSSFGTHTHERPATVRDAVRILDTRNVNFEYDGEMAADVALNRETMSLYPFCRLSDTANVLIMPAIHAASISTKLLKVLGGSTLIGPLLVGLEKPVQIVPMTANVSDLVNMAALAAYNLDR; from the coding sequence ATGAGCAAGAAAAAGCGGCGCCAGTTTACCGACGAGGAAGCGCTCCTCTTCCATTCCCAGGGCAAGCCCGGGAAACTCGAAATCAACGCCACGAAGCCGATGGCGACGCAGCGCGACCTGTCGCTGGCCTACAGCCCCGGCGTCGCGGCGCCGGTGCGCGCCATCGCCGAAAACCCCGACGCAGCCTACGACTACACCTCGAAGGGCAATTTCGTCGCCGTGATCTCGAACGGCACGGCAATCCTCGGGCTCGGCGATCTCGGGGCGCTGGCCTCGAAGCCGGTGATGGAAGGCAAGGCGGTGCTTTTCAAGCGCTTTGCCGATGTCGATTCCATCGACCTCGAAGTCGACACCAAGGATGTCGATGCCTTCATCAATTCGGTGCGCTATCTGGGGCCGTCTTTCGGCGGCATCAACCTGGAAGATATTTCGGCGCCGGACTGCTTCGTCATCGAAAGCCGGCTGCGCGAGATGATGGACATTCCGGTCTTTCACGACGACCAGCACGGCACGGCGATCATCACCGCGGCCGGGCTCATCAACGCGCTCTTCCTGACCGATCGCGACATCAAGGATATCAAAGTCGTCGTCAATGGCGCGGGCTCGGCCGGCATCGCCTGTCTCGAACTCATCAAGGCGATGGGGCTGCCGCATGACAACGCGATCCTCTGCGACACCAAGGGCGTCATCTACAAGGGCCGCGTCGAGGGCATGAACCAGTGGAAGTCGGCGCATGCGGCGACGACCGATGCGCGGACGCTCGAAGAGGCGATGGTGGGCTGCGACGTTTTCCTGGGGCTGTCGGCCAAGGGCGCGATCAACCAGAAGATGGTCGCCTCGATGGCCGACAAACCGATCATCTTCGCGATGGCCAATCCGGACCCCGAGATCACGCCCGAGGAAGTGCTGGCGGTGCGCGACGACGCGATCATCGCGACGGGACGCAGCGACTATCCGAACCAGGTCAACAACGTGCTCGGCTTCCCCTATATCTTCCGGGGGGCGCTCGATGTGCGCGCCAGCGCGATCAACGAAGACATGAAGATCGCCTGTGCGCAGGCGCTGGCGAAGCTCGCACGCGAAGACGTGCCGGACGAAGTGGCCGCCGCCTATCAGGACGAGCGGCCGCGCTTCGGCCCCGGCTACATCATTCCGGTGCCGTTCGACCCGCGCCTGATCCGCGAAATTCCGCCGGCGGTGGCCAAGGCGGCGATGGATTCCGGCGTCGCGCGGTTGCCGATCGTCGACATGGAAGCCTACAAGAACCGGCTTTCGGCGCGGCTCAACCCGACGGCGGGCACGCTGCAGGTCATCATGGACAAGGTCAGGCGCGACCCGAAGCGCGTCGTCTTTGCCGAGGGCGAGGAAGAACGCGTGATCCGCGCGGCGCTCGCCTTTCGCGACGGCGGGCTCGGCCAGCCGATCCTTGTCGGGCGCGAGGAGCAGATCCGCCACACGCTCGGCCAGATGGGGCTCGACCCGAAGACCGATCTCGATATCCGCAATGCGCGCACCTCGGAGAAAGTCGACGAGTATGCCGATTTTCTCTACGGCAAATTGCAGCGGCAGGGCTTTCTCTATCGCGACTGCCACCGGCTGACCAGCAACGACCGCAACATCTTTTCGGCGCTGATGCTGGAGCGGGGCGACGCCGACGCAATGGTGACGGGCGTCACGCGCACCTATTCGGTGGCGCTGGAAGATGTGCGCCGCGTCATCGACGCGGTGGATGGGCGCAAGCCCATCGGCGTGACGCTGGTGGTGGCGGGCGGCCGCACGGTGCTTGTCGCCGACACCAATGTCTACGAGATGCCGACGGCAACCGAACTTGCCGACATCGCGACGCAGGCCGCCGAAGTCGCGCGGCGTCTCGGCTACGAACCGCGCGTGGCGCTGCTCGCCAATTCAAGCTTCGGCACGCATACGCATGAGCGGCCGGCGACGGTGCGCGACGCGGTGCGCATTCTCGATACGCGCAATGTCAATTTCGAGTATGACGGCGAGATGGCGGCCGATGTCGCGCTCAACCGCGAGACGATGTCGCTTTATCCGTTCTGCCGGCTCTCCGACACGGCCAATGTGCTGATCATGCCGGCGATCCATGCCGCGTCGATCTCGACAAAGTTGCTCAAGGTGCTGGGCGGTTCGACGCTGATCGGGCCGCTGCTTGTCGGCCTCGAAAAGCCGGTGCAGATCGTGCCGATGACGGCGAATGTCTCCGACCTCGTCAACATGGCAGCGCTGGCGGCCTATAATCTCGACCGCTGA
- the mutS gene encoding DNA mismatch repair protein MutS, producing MMVQYLEIKAGHPGALLFYRMGDFYELFFDDAVAASEALDIALTKRGKHAGVDIPMCGVPVHSHEAYLERLIRKGFKVAVCEQVEDPAEAKKRGAKSVVARAVTRLVTPGTLTEDTLLDARAHNYLAALARTGAEALLGLAWVDVSTGRFEAMALPPSALGAELARLAPGELLIAEGAGDDAVAQSGAALTELPAARFDSTAAERRLKAHLGVAALDAFGAFTRAELGAMGALLGYVELTQVGRMPALSAPRRIASADAMTIDAATRANLELVKTLQGESAGSLLSVIDRTATGAGARELASRLAAPLTDPASIGARLDAVEWFLDSRDIRRDLRAALKSAPDISRALSRLSLARGGPRDLAAIAGGLAAAHALAAMLDAAPPALLPLPDEIADAAGALRGVAANLETHLAAALAEELPLLARDGGFIAKGHDAALDETRALRDDARKLIAGLQTKYAGETGIAALKIRHNNVLGYYIEVPPRHGEKLVAPPFSDSYIHRQTMANAMRFTTPELASLASRIAEAAGRALEIELGLFDALAAAVIAEASALSRAAAALAALDVAAALAELAAERRYARPRVDASLAFDICGGRHPVVEAALARTGEQFVPNDCNLSADTSSMEQGAQSRSDMQNNDSRREAPLQKSIWLLTGPNMAGKSTFLRQNALIAILAQMGSFVPAEDAHIGVVDRLFSRVGAADDLARGRSTFMVEMVETAAILNQAGPRALVILDEIGRGTATYDGLSIAWAAVEHLHEVNHARALFATHYHELTALTEKLPHLANATMRVKEWQGDVVFLHEVGPGAADRSYGIQVAKLAGLPAPVIARAQAVLAALEKSGEGAKTAKLIDDLPLFSSTAKPAPVVRTSAAEEELKTVNPDALTPKEALDLVYRLKALAAKDGA from the coding sequence ATGATGGTGCAATATCTGGAGATCAAGGCGGGTCATCCGGGCGCGCTGCTCTTCTACCGCATGGGCGATTTCTACGAGCTCTTCTTCGACGACGCGGTCGCCGCATCGGAGGCGCTCGACATCGCGCTCACGAAGCGCGGCAAGCACGCGGGTGTGGACATCCCGATGTGCGGCGTGCCGGTCCACAGCCACGAGGCCTATCTCGAACGCCTGATCCGCAAGGGTTTCAAGGTCGCGGTCTGCGAGCAGGTCGAGGACCCGGCCGAGGCGAAAAAACGCGGCGCGAAATCGGTGGTCGCCCGCGCCGTCACAAGGCTGGTGACGCCCGGCACCTTGACGGAAGACACGCTGCTCGATGCCCGCGCCCACAACTATCTGGCGGCGCTGGCCCGCACCGGCGCCGAAGCGCTGCTCGGTCTTGCCTGGGTCGATGTCTCGACCGGCCGTTTCGAGGCGATGGCCCTGCCGCCTTCCGCCCTTGGCGCGGAGCTGGCGCGGCTCGCGCCCGGCGAATTGCTGATCGCCGAAGGCGCGGGTGACGACGCCGTCGCCCAATCGGGCGCCGCGCTGACCGAACTCCCCGCCGCCCGTTTCGACAGCACCGCCGCCGAGCGCCGCCTGAAAGCCCATCTCGGCGTCGCGGCGCTCGACGCCTTCGGCGCCTTCACTCGCGCCGAACTCGGCGCGATGGGCGCATTGCTCGGTTACGTCGAACTGACCCAGGTCGGCCGCATGCCGGCCTTGAGCGCGCCGCGCCGCATCGCCAGCGCCGATGCCATGACCATCGATGCCGCGACCCGCGCCAATCTCGAACTGGTGAAAACGCTGCAGGGCGAAAGCGCCGGATCGCTGTTGTCGGTGATCGACCGCACGGCGACAGGCGCCGGCGCGCGCGAGCTGGCCTCGCGCCTCGCCGCGCCGCTGACCGATCCGGCCTCCATCGGGGCGCGCCTCGACGCGGTCGAATGGTTCCTCGACAGCCGCGACATCCGCCGCGACCTGCGCGCCGCGCTGAAATCGGCGCCCGACATTTCCCGTGCGCTGTCGCGCCTGTCGCTGGCGCGCGGCGGCCCGCGCGATCTCGCGGCAATCGCGGGCGGCCTCGCCGCCGCGCATGCGCTGGCCGCAATGCTCGACGCCGCACCGCCGGCCCTGCTGCCGCTGCCCGATGAAATCGCCGATGCGGCGGGTGCGCTGCGTGGCGTCGCCGCAAATCTGGAAACGCATCTCGCCGCCGCACTCGCCGAGGAACTGCCGCTGCTGGCGCGCGACGGCGGCTTCATCGCCAAAGGTCACGACGCGGCGCTCGACGAAACGCGCGCGCTCCGCGACGATGCGCGCAAGCTCATCGCCGGGTTGCAGACGAAATATGCGGGCGAGACCGGCATCGCCGCCTTGAAGATCCGCCACAACAATGTGCTCGGCTATTACATCGAAGTGCCGCCGCGCCACGGCGAAAAGCTCGTCGCCCCGCCTTTCTCCGACAGCTACATTCACCGCCAGACCATGGCGAATGCGATGCGCTTCACAACGCCGGAACTTGCAAGCCTCGCCAGCCGCATCGCCGAAGCCGCCGGCCGCGCGCTCGAAATCGAACTCGGGCTTTTCGACGCGCTTGCCGCCGCCGTGATCGCCGAAGCATCGGCGCTTTCGCGCGCCGCCGCCGCGCTCGCCGCGCTTGACGTTGCCGCCGCGCTTGCCGAACTCGCCGCCGAGCGCCGCTACGCGCGCCCCCGCGTCGATGCCAGCCTCGCATTCGATATTTGCGGCGGTCGTCATCCCGTCGTCGAAGCCGCGCTGGCGCGAACCGGCGAACAATTCGTGCCGAACGACTGCAACCTCTCAGCGGATACCTCAAGCATGGAGCAAGGAGCGCAGTCCCGCAGCGACATGCAAAACAACGACTCCCGCCGCGAGGCACCACTTCAAAAAAGCATTTGGCTCCTCACCGGGCCCAACATGGCCGGCAAGTCGACTTTCCTCCGTCAGAACGCGCTGATTGCCATTCTGGCGCAGATGGGAAGTTTCGTGCCCGCCGAAGATGCGCATATCGGCGTCGTCGATCGTTTGTTCAGCCGCGTCGGCGCCGCCGACGATCTGGCGCGAGGCCGTTCGACCTTCATGGTCGAAATGGTCGAGACGGCGGCGATCCTCAATCAGGCGGGCCCGCGAGCGCTGGTAATCCTCGACGAGATCGGCCGCGGCACCGCGACCTATGACGGCCTCTCGATCGCCTGGGCCGCCGTCGAACATCTGCACGAGGTCAACCACGCGCGCGCCCTCTTCGCGACGCATTACCACGAGCTGACGGCGCTCACCGAAAAACTGCCGCATCTGGCCAACGCCACCATGCGCGTCAAGGAATGGCAGGGCGATGTCGTCTTCCTGCATGAAGTTGGCCCCGGCGCCGCCGACCGTTCCTACGGCATCCAGGTGGCGAAACTCGCGGGCCTCCCCGCGCCCGTCATCGCCCGCGCGCAAGCGGTGCTGGCGGCGCTCGAAAAAAGCGGCGAGGGCGCAAAGACCGCGAAGCTGATCGACGACCTGCCTCTTTTTTCGTCAACGGCAAAGCCCGCGCCCGTCGTCAGGACAAGCGCCGCCGAGGAAGAGTTGAAAACCGTCAACCCCGACGCGCTGACGCCGAAGGAAGCCCTCGATCTGGTCTACAGGTTGAAGGCGCTTGCGGCGAAAGACGGCGCGTGA